From the genome of Amycolatopsis sp. NBC_01488, one region includes:
- a CDS encoding nitroreductase family protein has protein sequence MRKPAVTSVPIASLMAERWSPRALDESASVSSDQVRALLEAARWAPSFGNTQPARYLVGVRGTPSFDAILTTLNSGNQAWAHRASLLLIGVTVTTNEKGAVPYAEYGLGLASENLVLQAVELGLVAHQMAGFSPDAVRAAFSLPSDAVPKVAIAVGSVASPDVLEDDRRIEREKSERVRLPLAEFAFTDQWGTPAL, from the coding sequence GTGCGCAAACCAGCTGTGACGAGCGTCCCGATCGCATCCCTGATGGCCGAGCGGTGGAGCCCGCGGGCTCTCGACGAGTCCGCGTCGGTGAGTTCGGACCAGGTGCGGGCGCTGCTCGAAGCGGCTCGCTGGGCGCCGTCGTTCGGCAACACCCAGCCGGCCCGCTACCTGGTCGGCGTCCGCGGCACGCCGTCGTTCGACGCGATCCTGACGACGTTGAACTCCGGCAACCAGGCGTGGGCGCACCGGGCGAGCCTGCTCCTCATCGGCGTGACGGTGACGACGAACGAGAAGGGCGCGGTGCCGTACGCGGAGTACGGGCTGGGGCTGGCTTCGGAGAACCTCGTGCTGCAGGCGGTGGAGCTGGGGTTGGTGGCGCACCAGATGGCGGGGTTCTCGCCGGACGCGGTCCGCGCGGCGTTCTCGTTGCCTTCCGACGCCGTCCCGAAGGTGGCGATCGCGGTGGGCTCGGTGGCTTCACCCGACGTCCTGGAGGACGACAGGCGGATCGAGCGCGAGAAGTCGGAGCGGGTGCGGCTGCCGCTGGCGGAGTTCGCGTTCACCGACCAGTGGGGCACCCCGGCGCTGTGA
- a CDS encoding alpha/beta hydrolase, with protein sequence MAIPLQVRVQAAASQLVFWLPTPLRRAVAGRRVRRDGQDLALDAQLLLRLQKLAGAELVQGSVEKSRALLDVGRHLVSGKPIEPVSVREIAVPTPDGDLPATLYTPVGLPEKSPLLVFFHGGGWVIGTRASHDNAVRFLAKHAGVRVLSIEYRLAPEFPFPSATEDALAAFEYAVAKASDLGADPARIAVGGDSAGGNLAAVTAQQTVKRGGPAPAFQLLIYPATDFARRYRSQDLFAEDLFLTDVHMKWFEGHYVPEGTDLTDPRLSPLHADDLSGLPPALVVTAGFDPLRDEGEAYAEKLREAGVEVAVRRHDDLIHGFINFTGVGTRFREALAETAGALRQGLSKRD encoded by the coding sequence ATGGCGATCCCGCTCCAGGTCCGCGTCCAGGCCGCGGCTTCCCAGCTCGTGTTCTGGCTGCCGACGCCGTTGCGGCGGGCGGTCGCGGGGCGCCGGGTGCGCCGCGACGGCCAGGACCTCGCGCTCGACGCCCAGCTGCTGCTCCGGCTGCAGAAGCTCGCGGGCGCCGAGCTGGTGCAGGGCTCGGTGGAGAAGTCGCGCGCACTGCTCGACGTCGGGCGGCACCTGGTCAGCGGCAAGCCGATCGAGCCGGTCTCGGTGCGGGAGATCGCCGTGCCGACACCCGACGGCGATCTTCCCGCGACGCTCTACACGCCGGTCGGACTGCCCGAGAAGTCGCCGCTGCTGGTGTTCTTCCACGGCGGCGGCTGGGTGATCGGGACGCGTGCGAGCCACGACAACGCCGTCCGCTTCCTGGCCAAGCACGCCGGCGTGCGGGTGCTGTCGATCGAATACCGGCTGGCCCCGGAGTTCCCGTTCCCGTCGGCGACGGAGGACGCGCTCGCGGCGTTCGAGTACGCGGTGGCGAAGGCGAGCGACCTCGGCGCCGACCCGGCACGCATCGCCGTCGGCGGCGACAGCGCGGGCGGCAACCTGGCGGCCGTGACGGCCCAGCAGACCGTCAAGCGCGGTGGCCCGGCCCCGGCGTTCCAGCTGCTCATCTACCCGGCGACGGACTTCGCGCGGCGGTACCGCTCGCAGGATCTGTTCGCCGAGGACCTGTTCCTGACCGACGTGCACATGAAGTGGTTCGAAGGCCACTACGTGCCGGAGGGCACCGACCTGACCGATCCGCGGCTCTCGCCGTTGCACGCCGACGACCTGAGCGGCCTGCCGCCGGCACTGGTCGTCACGGCGGGCTTCGACCCGCTGCGCGACGAAGGCGAGGCGTACGCGGAGAAACTGCGCGAGGCCGGCGTCGAGGTCGCGGTGCGCCGGCACGACGACCTGATCCACGGGTTCATCAACTTCACCGGGGTCGGCACCCGGTTCCGCGAGGCGCTGGCCGAGACGGCGGGCGCGCTGCGGCAGGGTCTGTCCAAACGGGACTGA
- a CDS encoding MFS transporter, whose protein sequence is MFLARLPMTMNGVLMTLYVVTGLGRGYGAAGLVGAGVTLGMALGAPLLGRCFDRYGLRPVVAVCGIGTTAFWFAAPHLPFAALAAVAVPAGMLSVPAGSLARQILAALVPASERRAAYSLDTISIEATFMIGPALGITALTTLSPTFTLSALGALFGGTALLIWLIDPPIRESVEPGASTTRPPLRSWLTGRLVATLLIAAGTLFVLVGTELATLATLRSHGAIGVTGLVIAVMCAASITGGIVHGVVRKSLPQSVLMLLLALLVVPVGLADHPWWLLMLVLIPTNLLCAPTLAATTETVSRIAPPQVRGEAMGLQDASTRLGLALGSPVVGFAIDHSSPAWGFAAAGLGGLVIAAAGLLHRRAPEPAEEPVPALAES, encoded by the coding sequence ATGTTCCTGGCCCGGCTGCCGATGACCATGAACGGCGTGCTGATGACGCTGTACGTCGTCACCGGGCTCGGCCGCGGCTACGGCGCCGCCGGGCTGGTCGGCGCCGGCGTCACCCTCGGGATGGCCCTGGGCGCGCCGCTGCTCGGGCGCTGCTTCGACCGCTACGGCCTCCGCCCGGTCGTCGCCGTCTGCGGGATCGGCACGACGGCGTTCTGGTTCGCCGCGCCGCACCTGCCCTTCGCGGCCCTCGCCGCGGTCGCGGTTCCGGCCGGGATGCTCTCGGTGCCCGCGGGCTCGCTGGCGCGGCAGATCCTGGCCGCGCTCGTCCCGGCCTCGGAACGGCGGGCGGCGTACTCGCTCGACACGATCTCGATCGAAGCGACGTTCATGATCGGCCCCGCGCTGGGCATCACGGCGCTCACGACGCTCTCGCCGACCTTCACGCTCAGCGCGCTCGGCGCGTTGTTCGGCGGCACGGCGCTGCTGATCTGGCTCATCGACCCGCCGATCCGCGAGTCGGTCGAGCCCGGCGCGTCCACGACGCGGCCACCGCTGCGGAGCTGGCTGACCGGCCGGCTCGTGGCGACGCTGCTGATCGCCGCCGGCACGCTGTTCGTGCTCGTCGGCACCGAGCTGGCGACGCTCGCGACCCTGCGTTCGCACGGCGCCATCGGCGTGACCGGGCTGGTCATCGCGGTGATGTGCGCGGCGTCGATCACCGGCGGCATCGTGCACGGCGTCGTGCGGAAGTCGCTGCCGCAGAGTGTGCTGATGCTGCTGCTCGCACTGCTGGTGGTGCCGGTCGGGCTCGCCGACCACCCGTGGTGGCTGCTGATGCTGGTGCTGATCCCGACGAACCTGCTCTGCGCGCCGACCCTCGCGGCGACCACCGAGACGGTCAGCCGGATCGCGCCGCCACAGGTCCGCGGCGAGGCGATGGGCCTGCAGGACGCGTCGACGCGCCTCGGCCTGGCGCTGGGCAGCCCGGTGGTCGGCTTCGCGATCGACCACTCGAGCCCGGCGTGGGGCTTCGCGGCGGCGGGCCTGGGTGGCCTGGTCATCGCGGCGGCCGGCCTGCTCCACCGCCGCGCGCCGGAACCGGCCGAAGAGCCGGTCCCGGCGCTGGCCGAAAGCTAG
- a CDS encoding NADPH-dependent FMN reductase: MTSARTVNVLGIGGSLREGSQSERALQIALAGAAEVGVRTRLLTGSELVLPFYDAGEPERDERAATLIEAVRQADGLIVVSPGYHGALSGLVKNALDYVEDLRDDRRPYLDGRPVGLAAVAYGWQAAVTTLEQLRTITHALRGWATPLGGSINSAETKFDEGGGASDEKSVRTLRLIGQQVAEFAVTRAA; this comes from the coding sequence GTGACTTCAGCCAGGACGGTCAACGTGCTCGGGATCGGCGGCTCTCTGCGGGAGGGCTCGCAGTCCGAACGCGCGCTGCAGATCGCGCTCGCCGGCGCGGCGGAAGTCGGCGTCCGGACCCGGCTGCTCACCGGATCGGAGCTGGTCCTGCCGTTCTACGACGCCGGCGAGCCGGAGCGCGACGAGCGCGCCGCCACGCTCATCGAAGCCGTGCGGCAGGCCGACGGGCTCATCGTCGTGTCGCCGGGCTACCACGGCGCCCTGTCCGGCCTGGTCAAGAACGCCCTGGACTACGTCGAAGACCTGCGCGACGACCGCCGTCCCTACCTCGACGGCCGGCCCGTCGGCCTGGCCGCCGTCGCCTACGGCTGGCAGGCCGCGGTGACGACGCTCGAACAGCTGCGCACGATCACGCACGCGCTGCGCGGCTGGGCCACCCCGCTGGGTGGTTCGATCAACTCGGCCGAGACCAAATTCGACGAAGGCGGCGGCGCGTCCGACGAGAAGAGCGTCCGCACGCTTCGCCTGATCGGGCAGCAGGTCGCCGAATTCGCGGTGACGCGCGCCGCATGA
- the leuA gene encoding 2-isopropylmalate synthase produces the protein MSKIRKPSRPAPADQPAWNTQRGTSMPVHRYRPWYDLVENIDLPDRTWPTKRIDRAPLWCAVDLRDGNQALIDPMSPARKRKFFDLLVRMGYKEIEVGFPAASQTDFDFVREIIDEGAIPEDVSIQVLTQCRPELIERTFQSLEGAPRAIVHIYNSTSILQRRVVFREEREGIKKIATQAAEMVVELAAKQPDTDFRFQYSPESYTGTELSYALEVCDAVTEIWQPTPEKPVILNLPATVEMATPNVYADSIEWMSRNLARRDSVILSLHPHNDRGTGIAAAELGFQAGADRIEGCLFGNGERTGNVDLVALGMNLYSQGIDPQIDFSDMDEIKRTVEYCNQLPVPERSPWGGDLVFTAFSGSHQDAINKGLDALKDAADKQGVPIDEYPWEVPYLPIDPKDVGRTYEAVIRVNSQSGKGGVAYIMKAEHQLDLPRRLQIEFSKVIQRYTDSEGGEVDPTTMYNAFSAEYLELKTPLELVRQHVQDNGDGEYDITATVKVEGDEHEVTGRGNGPIAAFFDALSTVGFDLRLLDYSEHTLSPGDDARAASYIECAISDRVFWGIGIDASIVTASLRAVVSAVNRANR, from the coding sequence ATGAGCAAGATCCGCAAGCCTTCGCGTCCCGCGCCCGCCGACCAGCCCGCCTGGAACACCCAGCGCGGCACGTCCATGCCGGTGCACCGCTACCGCCCCTGGTACGACCTGGTCGAGAACATCGACCTGCCCGACCGCACCTGGCCCACCAAGCGCATCGACCGCGCGCCGCTGTGGTGCGCCGTCGACCTGCGCGACGGTAACCAGGCCCTGATCGACCCGATGTCGCCCGCGCGCAAGCGCAAGTTCTTCGACCTGCTGGTCCGCATGGGCTACAAGGAGATCGAGGTCGGTTTCCCGGCCGCGAGCCAGACCGACTTCGACTTCGTCCGCGAGATCATCGACGAGGGCGCGATCCCCGAAGACGTCAGCATCCAGGTGCTGACCCAGTGCCGTCCCGAGCTGATCGAGCGGACGTTCCAGTCGCTCGAAGGCGCGCCGCGGGCGATCGTCCACATCTACAATTCCACGTCGATCCTGCAGCGCCGCGTCGTGTTCCGCGAGGAGCGCGAAGGCATCAAGAAGATCGCGACACAGGCCGCGGAAATGGTCGTCGAGCTGGCCGCGAAGCAGCCGGACACCGACTTCCGCTTCCAGTACTCGCCGGAGTCCTACACCGGCACCGAGCTGTCCTACGCGCTCGAGGTCTGTGACGCCGTCACCGAGATCTGGCAGCCGACGCCGGAGAAGCCGGTGATCCTGAACCTGCCGGCGACCGTCGAGATGGCGACGCCGAACGTCTACGCCGACTCGATCGAGTGGATGAGCCGCAACCTGGCCCGCCGCGACTCGGTGATCCTGTCGCTGCACCCGCACAACGACCGCGGCACCGGCATCGCCGCCGCCGAGCTGGGCTTCCAGGCCGGCGCCGACCGGATCGAGGGCTGCCTGTTCGGCAACGGCGAGCGCACCGGCAACGTCGACCTCGTCGCGCTGGGCATGAACCTGTACAGCCAGGGCATCGACCCGCAGATCGACTTCTCCGACATGGACGAGATCAAGCGGACGGTCGAGTACTGCAACCAGCTGCCGGTACCCGAGCGCTCGCCGTGGGGCGGCGACCTGGTGTTCACCGCCTTCTCGGGCAGCCACCAGGACGCGATCAACAAGGGCCTGGACGCGCTGAAGGACGCCGCCGACAAGCAGGGCGTCCCGATCGACGAGTACCCGTGGGAGGTCCCGTACCTGCCGATCGACCCGAAGGACGTCGGCCGCACGTACGAGGCCGTCATCCGCGTGAACTCGCAGTCCGGCAAGGGCGGCGTCGCCTACATCATGAAGGCCGAGCACCAGCTCGACCTGCCGCGCCGCCTGCAGATCGAGTTCTCGAAGGTCATCCAGCGCTACACCGACTCCGAGGGCGGCGAGGTCGACCCGACGACGATGTACAACGCCTTCTCGGCCGAGTACCTGGAGCTGAAGACGCCGCTGGAGCTGGTCCGCCAGCACGTCCAGGACAACGGGGACGGCGAGTACGACATCACCGCGACCGTGAAGGTGGAGGGTGACGAGCACGAGGTCACCGGCCGGGGCAACGGCCCGATCGCGGCGTTCTTCGACGCACTGTCGACGGTCGGCTTCGACCTGCGCCTGCTGGACTACTCCGAGCACACGCTCTCGCCGGGTGACGACGCGCGCGCCGCGTCGTACATCGAGTGCGCGATCTCGGACCGGGTGTTCTGGGGCATCGGCATCGACGCGTCGATCGTGACGGCGTCGCTGCGCGCGGTCGTCTCGGCGGTGAACCGCGCCAACCGCTGA
- a CDS encoding RtcB family protein — MYTAVEGARVPIRMWADPASVEDQAMRQLHNVANLPWVHGVAVMPDVHYGKGATVGGVIAMRDAVSPAAVGVDIGCGMSAVRTSLTASDLPDDLGKLRRRIESAVPVGFGLHKTPVNPAKVHGVGGWDAFWKGFGELHTGVQELHDRAARQIGSLGGGNHFIEVCLDDEGRVWLMLHSGSRNIGKELAERHMAVARKLPHNADLPDRDLAVFVAGTPEMTAYRRDLFWAQDYAARNRATMVALVKQALKDVVPQTTFDEAISCHHNYVSEETYDGVELLVTRKGAIRAGSGDLGIIPGSMGTGSYIVRGLGNASSFQSASHGAGRRMSRTKAKKLFTADDLAAQTAGVECRKDSGVVDEIPAAYKDIDSVIQAQTDLVEVVAHLKQVVCVKG; from the coding sequence ATGTACACCGCTGTCGAAGGCGCCCGTGTCCCGATCCGGATGTGGGCGGACCCCGCGTCCGTCGAAGACCAGGCCATGCGGCAGCTGCACAATGTCGCCAACCTGCCGTGGGTGCACGGCGTCGCCGTGATGCCCGACGTGCACTACGGCAAGGGCGCCACCGTCGGCGGCGTCATCGCGATGCGCGACGCCGTTTCGCCCGCCGCGGTCGGCGTGGACATCGGGTGCGGCATGAGCGCCGTCCGGACGTCGCTCACCGCGAGCGACCTGCCGGACGACCTCGGGAAGCTGCGCCGCCGGATCGAAAGCGCCGTGCCCGTGGGCTTCGGGCTGCACAAGACGCCCGTCAACCCGGCCAAGGTGCACGGCGTCGGCGGCTGGGACGCGTTCTGGAAGGGCTTCGGTGAGCTGCACACCGGCGTCCAGGAGCTGCACGACCGGGCCGCGCGGCAGATCGGGAGCCTCGGCGGCGGCAACCACTTCATCGAGGTCTGCCTCGACGACGAGGGCCGCGTCTGGCTGATGCTGCATTCGGGTTCGCGCAACATCGGCAAGGAGCTCGCGGAACGGCACATGGCCGTCGCGCGGAAGCTGCCGCACAACGCGGACCTGCCGGACCGCGACCTCGCGGTGTTCGTCGCCGGCACGCCGGAGATGACGGCCTACCGGCGTGACCTGTTCTGGGCGCAGGACTACGCGGCGCGCAACCGCGCCACGATGGTCGCGCTCGTGAAGCAGGCGCTGAAGGACGTCGTCCCGCAGACGACCTTCGACGAGGCGATCTCCTGCCACCACAACTACGTCTCGGAAGAGACGTACGACGGGGTCGAGCTGCTCGTCACCCGCAAGGGCGCGATCCGTGCCGGATCGGGTGATCTCGGGATCATCCCGGGCAGCATGGGGACCGGTTCGTACATCGTCCGCGGCCTCGGGAACGCGTCGTCGTTCCAGTCGGCGTCGCACGGCGCCGGCCGCCGGATGTCGCGCACCAAGGCGAAGAAGCTGTTCACGGCCGACGACCTCGCGGCGCAGACGGCCGGCGTCGAGTGCCGCAAGGACTCGGGCGTCGTCGACGAGATCCCGGCGGCGTACAAGGACATCGATTCGGTGATCCAGGCCCAGACGGACCTGGTCGAGGTCGTGGCGCACCTCAAGCAGGTGGTCTGCGTCAAGGGCTGA
- a CDS encoding aspartate-semialdehyde dehydrogenase has product MADGLRVGVVGATGQVGAVMRKLLAEREFPIAELRYFASARSAGSTLPWRDTEITIEDASTADPAGLDIALFSAGGSTSKAQAPRFAEAGATVIDNSSAFRMDPDVPLVVSEVNPQAIKEARKGIIANPNCTTMAAMPVLKPLHDEAGLVRLVASTYQAVSGSGLAGVDELAGQVKAAAEHAALLTHDGAAIEFPKPEKYVRPIAFNVLPLAGSIVDDGEFETDEEKKFRNESRKILSIPGLAVSCTCVRVPVFSGHSVSVNAEFSQPLTPARATELLTHAPGVELSEIPTPLQAAGNDPSYVGRIRVDQGVEGGRGLALFISNDNLRKGAALNAVQIAELIAQQ; this is encoded by the coding sequence ATGGCGGACGGGTTGCGGGTCGGGGTGGTCGGCGCGACCGGCCAGGTCGGCGCGGTGATGCGCAAGCTGCTGGCGGAGCGGGAGTTCCCGATCGCCGAGCTCCGGTACTTCGCTTCGGCGCGCTCGGCGGGTTCGACGCTGCCGTGGCGCGACACCGAAATCACGATCGAGGACGCGTCGACAGCTGATCCGGCCGGTCTGGACATCGCGCTGTTCTCCGCGGGTGGGTCGACGTCGAAGGCGCAGGCGCCGCGGTTCGCCGAGGCGGGCGCGACGGTGATCGACAACTCCTCGGCGTTCCGGATGGACCCGGACGTGCCGCTGGTGGTCAGCGAGGTCAACCCGCAGGCCATCAAGGAAGCGCGGAAGGGGATCATCGCGAACCCCAACTGCACCACCATGGCCGCGATGCCGGTGTTGAAGCCGTTGCACGACGAGGCCGGGCTGGTCCGGCTGGTCGCGTCGACCTACCAGGCCGTGTCCGGCAGCGGGCTGGCCGGCGTCGACGAGCTGGCCGGTCAGGTGAAGGCGGCCGCCGAGCACGCGGCGCTGCTGACCCACGACGGCGCGGCGATCGAGTTCCCCAAGCCGGAGAAGTACGTCCGCCCCATCGCGTTCAACGTCCTCCCGCTGGCTGGGTCCATTGTGGACGACGGTGAGTTCGAAACGGACGAAGAGAAGAAGTTCCGCAACGAGAGCCGCAAGATCCTGAGCATCCCGGGTCTCGCCGTGTCGTGCACGTGCGTGCGGGTGCCGGTGTTCTCGGGACACTCGGTCTCGGTGAACGCGGAGTTCTCGCAACCGCTGACGCCCGCGCGAGCGACGGAGCTGCTGACGCATGCGCCGGGGGTCGAGCTGTCGGAGATCCCGACCCCGCTGCAGGCGGCGGGCAACGACCCGAGCTACGTCGGCCGGATCCGCGTGGACCAGGGTGTCGAGGGCGGCCGCGGCCTGGCGCTGTTCATCTCGAACGACAACCTGCGCAAGGGTGCGGCGCTCAACGCCGTGCAGATCGCGGAGCTGATCGCGCAACAGTGA
- a CDS encoding aspartate kinase, whose protein sequence is MALVVQKYGGSSLESADRIKRVAERIVATKKAGNDVVVVCSAMGDTTDELLDLAQQVNPAPPEREMDMLLTAGERISNSLVAMAIAAQGAEAWSFTGSQAGVVTTSVHGNARIIDVTPSRVTEALEQGYVALVAGFQGVAQDTKDITTLGRGGSDTTAVALAAALNADVCEIYSDVDGVYSADPRIVPDAKKLDVIPYEEMLELAASGSKILHLRSVEYARRYGVPIRVRSSYSDKPGTTVTGSIEEIPVEQALITGVAHDRSEAKITVTGVPDHAGAAARIFRVIADAEIDIDMVLQNVSSTVSGRTDITFTLSKANGAKAVKELEKVKAEIGFESVLYDDHVGKVSLVGAGMRSHPGVTATFCEALAQSGVNIEIINTSEIRISVLIRDAQLDDAVRAIHDAFELGGDEEAVVYAGSGR, encoded by the coding sequence GTGGCCCTCGTGGTCCAGAAGTACGGCGGATCGTCGCTGGAAAGTGCCGACCGGATCAAGCGCGTCGCGGAACGGATCGTCGCCACGAAGAAGGCGGGCAACGACGTCGTCGTGGTCTGCTCGGCGATGGGTGACACCACCGACGAGCTGCTCGACCTGGCGCAGCAGGTCAACCCGGCGCCGCCGGAGCGGGAGATGGACATGCTGCTCACCGCCGGCGAGCGCATCTCGAACTCGCTGGTCGCCATGGCCATCGCGGCGCAGGGCGCGGAGGCGTGGTCGTTCACCGGGTCGCAGGCCGGCGTCGTCACGACGTCCGTGCACGGCAACGCGCGCATCATCGACGTCACGCCGAGCCGCGTCACCGAGGCGCTCGAGCAGGGGTACGTCGCGCTGGTCGCGGGCTTCCAGGGCGTAGCGCAGGACACGAAGGACATCACCACGCTGGGCCGTGGTGGCTCGGACACGACCGCCGTCGCGCTGGCCGCCGCGCTGAACGCCGACGTCTGCGAGATCTACTCCGATGTGGACGGTGTGTACTCCGCCGACCCGCGCATCGTGCCGGACGCGAAGAAGCTCGACGTCATCCCCTACGAGGAGATGCTCGAGCTGGCCGCGAGCGGGTCGAAGATCCTGCACCTGCGCTCGGTCGAATACGCGCGCCGCTACGGCGTCCCGATCCGAGTCCGCTCTTCCTACAGTGACAAGCCGGGCACGACGGTGACCGGTTCTATCGAGGAGATCCCCGTGGAACAAGCCCTGATCACCGGTGTGGCGCACGACCGCTCCGAAGCCAAGATCACGGTCACCGGGGTGCCGGACCACGCCGGTGCCGCGGCCCGGATCTTCCGGGTGATCGCCGACGCCGAGATCGACATCGACATGGTGCTGCAGAACGTGTCCAGCACGGTGTCCGGCCGCACGGACATCACGTTCACGCTGTCGAAGGCCAACGGCGCCAAGGCGGTCAAGGAGTTGGAGAAGGTCAAGGCGGAGATCGGCTTCGAGTCGGTGCTCTACGACGACCACGTCGGCAAGGTTTCGCTGGTCGGCGCCGGGATGCGCTCGCACCCGGGTGTCACGGCGACGTTCTGCGAGGCGCTGGCGCAGTCGGGGGTCAACATCGAAATCATCAACACCTCGGAAATCCGGATCTCGGTGCTGATCCGCGACGCGCAGCTGGACGACGCCGTGCGGGCGATCCACGACGCGTTCGAGCTCGGCGGCGACGAGGAAGCCGTGGTCTACGCGGGGAGTGGTCGCTGA
- a CDS encoding acyl-CoA-like ligand-binding transcription factor — MTSSPAEPSGLRERKKARTRAAIQRHALRLFQEQGYSATTVDQIAAAAEISPSTFFRYFPTKEATVLYDAFDPVLIAATLAQPAELSPIAALRATVDIIREQVSGEDWERERQRQLLVFREPELRSAIMDQFAEGIDLLAGMAAQRTGRAADDFEVRNWAGAVVGVTMAAFLGAAADPEADTLVVLDRAVAHLEAGLPL, encoded by the coding sequence ATGACGTCGTCGCCGGCTGAGCCCTCGGGGCTGCGGGAACGGAAGAAGGCCAGGACGCGTGCCGCCATCCAGCGGCACGCGTTGCGGCTGTTCCAGGAGCAGGGCTACAGCGCCACGACGGTCGACCAGATCGCGGCGGCCGCGGAGATCTCGCCCAGCACGTTCTTCCGCTACTTCCCGACCAAGGAAGCGACGGTCCTGTACGACGCGTTCGACCCGGTGCTGATCGCGGCGACGCTCGCCCAGCCGGCGGAGCTCAGCCCGATCGCCGCGCTGCGGGCGACGGTGGACATCATCCGCGAGCAGGTCTCGGGCGAGGACTGGGAGCGCGAGCGCCAGCGTCAGCTGCTGGTGTTCCGCGAGCCCGAGCTGCGCAGCGCGATCATGGACCAGTTCGCCGAGGGGATCGACCTGCTGGCGGGCATGGCGGCCCAGCGGACGGGCCGGGCGGCGGACGACTTCGAGGTCCGCAACTGGGCGGGCGCGGTGGTCGGGGTGACCATGGCGGCGTTCCTGGGCGCGGCGGCGGATCCCGAAGCGGACACGCTGGTGGTGCTCGACCGCGCGGTCGCGCACCTGGAAGCGGGCCTCCCGCTCTGA
- a CDS encoding DHA2 family efflux MFS transporter permease subunit has protein sequence MTQLHPRRWWALGALAVSLLTVGLDLTVLNVAVPTLAVDLGATTTQLQWFGNAYTLALAALLLPAGLLGDRFGPKKLLLGALALFGLASLGCAYSGSPGELIAARVVLGVGAAFLIPLSLSLLNILFPPEERAKALTTWVLATFAGIPLGPLLGGWLLDHFAWGSVFLINVPLTVAGLVAVLFLIPLTPGSGRGAIDFAGIALSAAGLVALTYGFVYAGEQGWADPATYGLIALGLALLAVFCWAQTRTASPLTDLALFREPRFVWGAVLATMASFALMGLLFVLPQLFQAVQGADALQTGVRLLPLIGGMLVSAKIAERLVTAVGVRVVVTAGFAVLAAGLAWGSTTAPSDGYGFTVAWASVIGLGTGCTLPPLMSMAMGALTEGRSGAGSALIQVLRQVGGTIGVAVLGTVLNGVYRHGVAVDGLPAPVADAVRGSASAAVAVAEKLHRPALGESARLAFTDGMAATLGVCAGLGVAGALLALLFLPGRTAPRAQPRESAHDVVAG, from the coding sequence ATGACTCAACTCCATCCACGCAGGTGGTGGGCGCTGGGGGCGCTCGCGGTGAGCCTGCTGACCGTCGGGCTCGACCTGACCGTGCTGAACGTCGCCGTGCCGACGCTCGCCGTCGACCTCGGCGCCACGACCACGCAGCTGCAGTGGTTCGGCAACGCCTACACGCTCGCGCTGGCCGCGCTGCTGCTCCCGGCGGGCCTGCTGGGCGACCGGTTCGGCCCGAAGAAGCTGCTGCTCGGCGCGCTCGCGCTGTTCGGGCTGGCCTCGCTCGGGTGCGCCTACTCCGGTTCGCCGGGCGAGCTGATCGCCGCCCGGGTCGTGCTCGGCGTCGGCGCCGCGTTCCTCATCCCGCTGTCGCTTTCGCTGCTGAACATCCTGTTCCCGCCGGAGGAGCGGGCGAAGGCGCTGACGACGTGGGTGCTGGCGACGTTCGCCGGCATCCCGCTCGGGCCGCTGCTCGGCGGCTGGCTGCTCGACCACTTCGCGTGGGGCTCGGTGTTCCTGATCAACGTCCCGCTGACCGTGGCCGGCCTGGTCGCGGTGCTGTTCCTGATACCGCTCACGCCCGGGTCCGGCCGCGGCGCGATCGACTTCGCGGGCATCGCGCTCTCGGCGGCCGGGCTGGTCGCGCTGACGTACGGCTTCGTCTACGCCGGTGAGCAAGGCTGGGCCGACCCGGCGACCTACGGCCTGATCGCCCTCGGCCTCGCGCTGCTGGCGGTGTTCTGCTGGGCGCAGACCCGGACGGCGTCGCCGCTGACCGACCTCGCGCTGTTCCGCGAGCCGCGGTTCGTTTGGGGCGCGGTGCTCGCCACGATGGCGTCGTTCGCGCTGATGGGCCTGCTGTTCGTGCTGCCGCAGCTGTTCCAGGCCGTGCAGGGCGCCGACGCGCTGCAGACCGGCGTGCGGCTGCTGCCGCTGATCGGCGGGATGCTGGTGTCGGCGAAGATCGCCGAGCGGCTGGTCACCGCGGTCGGCGTGCGCGTGGTCGTGACGGCCGGGTTCGCGGTGCTCGCGGCCGGGCTGGCCTGGGGGTCGACGACGGCGCCGTCGGACGGCTACGGCTTCACGGTGGCCTGGGCGAGCGTGATCGGCCTGGGCACCGGGTGCACGCTGCCGCCGCTGATGTCGATGGCGATGGGCGCGCTCACCGAAGGCCGCTCGGGCGCCGGTTCAGCGTTGATCCAGGTGCTGCGCCAGGTCGGCGGCACGATCGGCGTCGCGGTGCTGGGCACGGTCCTCAACGGCGTCTACCGCCACGGCGTCGCCGTCGACGGCCTGCCCGCGCCGGTCGCCGACGCGGTGCGCGGCAGCGCGTCGGCCGCGGTCGCCGTGGCGGAGAAGCTCCACCGGCCCGCGTTGGGCGAGTCGGCGCGGCTCGCGTTCACCGACGGCATGGCCGCGACGCTGGGGGTGTGCGCCGGGCTGGGCGTGGCCGGCGCGCTGCTCGCGCTGCTGTTCCTGCCCGGGCGGACGGCCCCGCGGGCGCAGCCGCGAGAATCGGCGCATGACGTCGTCGCCGGCTGA